The Mytilus edulis chromosome 12, xbMytEdul2.2, whole genome shotgun sequence genome contains a region encoding:
- the LOC139497409 gene encoding ankyrin repeat domain-containing protein 34B-like, whose protein sequence is MTNEDLLFTALSTRNIKLAKILVLGGVTMNCKNSNGLTPLMIACHMNVEEKRKFDFIKCLLDNNVDISDTDNAGRTALMYAIKSGSTSIIQLLKQHGLTNSVKAGRRFSRADEMRIWESFES, encoded by the coding sequence atgacgaACGAAGATTTACTATTTACAGCCTTGTCAACAAGGAACATTAAACTTGCGAAGATTTTAGTATTAGGTGGTGTAACTATGAATTGTAAAAACTCAAATGGACTTACACCACTAATGATTGCTTGCCATATGAACGTTGAAGAAAAAAGGAAGTTTGATTTCATAAAGTGCCTCTTAGACAATAATGTAGATATAAGTGACACTGACAATGCAGGACGGACTGCGCTTATGTATGCTATAAAATCAGGATCAACATCAATTATTCAATTACTGAAACAACATGGACTTACAAACTCAGTAAAAGCAGGAAGAAGATTTAGTCGAGCGGACGAAATGAGAATATGGGAAAGTTTTGAAAGTTAA